The following nucleotide sequence is from Longimicrobiales bacterium.
CGCACGGCCGGAACATCAACGTGGACGCGAATACCGCGCCACTCCTGCCGACCGCGACTGCGGCCGGCCGGGAGGACGCGGGTCAGGCGTGCTTCAGCACGAGCGCGGCGTTGATGCCGCCGAATCCGAAGGAATTCGACAAAGCCGTGCGGGGTGCGGCGTTACGGCCGTGGTTGGGAACGTAGTCGAGGTCGCAATCGTCGTCGCGGCACTCCTGGTTGAGGGTGGGTGGGAGCCATTCGCGGTGCATGGCGAGGCAACAGAGGGCGGCCTCGATGGCGCCGGAGGCGCCGAGCGCGTGGGCGTGAAATGGTTTGCTGCCCGAAATGGGGATCTGGTAGGCGCGGTCGCCGAGGACGGTCTTGATGGCATGGGTCTCGGTGCTGTCGTTGAGCGGTGTAGAGGATCCGTGGGGGCTGACGAAGTCGATCTCGTCGGGCCGGACGTCGGCGGAGCGGAGTGCGATGGCCATGGCGCGTGCGGCCTGGGAGCCGTCAGGCCGCGGGGCGGCCATGTGGAAGGCATCGTTGGTAGTGCCGTAGCCGGCGATCTCTGCGTAGATGCGTGCGCCGCGGGCGACGGCGTGATCCCATCGCTCGAGGACGAGGGCGCATGCGCCTTCCCCCATGATGAATCCATCGCGCGAGCGTTCGAAGGGGCGACATGCGTGCTCGGGATCGGCGTTGCGGGTGGACATGGCGCGAATGAGGGCGAACGCGCCGAAGCAGAGGGGTGCGAGAGGCGCCTCGATACCGCCTGCGATGACGACGTCCGCAGCGCCTTCACGGATGAGGCGGAACCCCTCACCGACGGCGATGGTGCCGGATGCGCAGGACATGGCGTTCGTGGAGTTGGGTCCGGTGAATCCGAACTCGATGGCGACGGAA
It contains:
- a CDS encoding beta-ketoacyl-ACP synthase II translates to MHENANTADSQRDRHRVAVTGIGPITAVGTGADDFWEGLRRERSPVRRITRFDASVWRSQIAAEVDGFEPGDYMDTKLARRLDRFCHFSIAATRLAIADAALDTSRVELDRVAVQMGSALGGSANAEVQAGTLYSGDIRGVDPRVALTTFVGAASCSVAIEFGFTGPNSTNAMSCASGTIAVGEGFRLIREGAADVVIAGGIEAPLAPLCFGAFALIRAMSTRNADPEHACRPFERSRDGFIMGEGACALVLERWDHAVARGARIYAEIAGYGTTNDAFHMAAPRPDGSQAARAMAIALRSADVRPDEIDFVSPHGSSTPLNDSTETHAIKTVLGDRAYQIPISGSKPFHAHALGASGAIEAALCCLAMHREWLPPTLNQECRDDDCDLDYVPNHGRNAAPRTALSNSFGFGGINAALVLKHA